From Streptomyces sp. 6-11-2, one genomic window encodes:
- a CDS encoding IS481 family transposase has product MSHRNARLTVHGRRLLVERVRSGRPVAHVAAEMGVSRPTAHKWIRRWRSEGESGLLDRSSRPRRTPHRTAATTEAAVCRLRRDRKLGPARIGPILGMPASTVHRILTRHGLNRLAFLDRPTGQVIRRYERDRPGELLHVDVKKLGRIPDGGGHRVLGRQAGRTTRNSMGYDYVHSAVDDHSRLAYSEIHPDEKAATCAAFLTRAAAFFHAHGMTRIERVLTDNAWPYRKSFAWRQALADLGAAGKHTRVYRPQTNGKVERFNRTLLDEWAYLRPYTSNRERTEALADFLHTYNHHRCHTALGGHPPISRVNNAPGQYS; this is encoded by the coding sequence GTGTCCCACCGTAATGCCCGGCTGACTGTTCACGGCAGGCGGCTGCTCGTCGAACGTGTCCGTTCCGGCCGTCCTGTCGCCCACGTCGCTGCGGAGATGGGTGTCTCCCGCCCCACCGCCCACAAGTGGATCCGGCGCTGGCGGTCCGAGGGCGAGAGCGGACTCCTCGACCGCTCCAGTCGTCCCCGCAGGACACCACACCGGACCGCAGCCACCACCGAGGCGGCCGTCTGCAGGCTGCGGCGGGATCGCAAGCTGGGCCCGGCACGCATCGGACCGATCCTGGGCATGCCCGCCTCCACCGTGCACCGCATCCTGACCCGGCACGGCCTGAACCGACTCGCCTTCCTGGACCGGCCCACCGGCCAGGTCATCCGCCGCTATGAACGCGACCGACCCGGCGAGCTGCTCCATGTCGACGTCAAGAAACTCGGCCGAATCCCCGACGGCGGCGGTCACAGGGTGCTGGGCCGCCAGGCCGGCCGCACCACCCGCAACAGCATGGGCTACGACTACGTCCACTCCGCCGTCGACGACCACAGCCGCCTGGCCTACAGCGAGATCCACCCGGACGAAAAGGCCGCCACCTGCGCCGCCTTCCTCACCCGCGCAGCCGCGTTCTTCCACGCCCACGGCATGACCCGCATCGAACGGGTTCTGACCGACAACGCTTGGCCCTACCGCAAGAGCTTCGCCTGGCGACAGGCACTTGCCGACCTGGGCGCGGCCGGCAAACACACACGCGTCTACCGGCCGCAGACCAACGGCAAGGTCGAACGCTTCAACCGCACCCTGCTCGACGAATGGGCCTACCTGCGGCCCTACACCAGCAACCGCGAGCGAACCGAAGCCCTGGCAGACTTCCTCCACACCTACAACCACCACCGCTGCCACACCGCACTCGGCGGCCACCCACCGATCAGCCGCGTCAACAACGCTCCGGGTCAATACAGCTAG
- a CDS encoding endo alpha-1,4 polygalactosaminidase — protein MRALITRLLAPTAALLLLVGCAAHQDGAGGDDGRADGAARPAAGRWQPRPGTSWQWQLSGRLDTSVPAEVYDIDGFDHSAATVARLHREGRRVICYLSTGAWEEFRPDAGRFPASVLGRGNGWDGERWLDIRRTDVLGPLMAARLDMCREKGFDAVEPDNMDGYRNRTGFPLTAADQLRYNRLVAKLAHDRGMAVGLKNDLDQIPRLVADFDFAVNEQCAQYGECAELEPFVAAGKAVFHAEYELPTSRFCAQSRRLRLSSLLKTYELGAWRRTC, from the coding sequence TTGAGAGCACTGATCACGCGCCTTCTCGCGCCGACTGCGGCACTCCTGCTGCTCGTGGGATGCGCCGCCCACCAGGACGGTGCCGGCGGCGACGACGGCCGCGCCGACGGTGCCGCCCGCCCGGCCGCCGGACGCTGGCAGCCGCGTCCTGGCACGAGCTGGCAGTGGCAGCTCAGCGGCCGTCTCGACACCTCCGTACCGGCCGAGGTCTACGACATCGACGGCTTCGACCACTCGGCGGCCACGGTCGCCCGGCTGCACCGCGAGGGCCGCAGGGTGATCTGCTACCTCTCGACCGGCGCCTGGGAGGAGTTCCGCCCGGACGCGGGGAGGTTCCCGGCCTCCGTCCTCGGCCGGGGCAACGGCTGGGACGGCGAGCGCTGGCTCGACATCCGCCGTACCGACGTCCTCGGACCCCTGATGGCGGCCCGCCTCGACATGTGCCGCGAGAAGGGCTTCGACGCGGTGGAGCCGGACAACATGGACGGCTACAGGAACCGCACCGGCTTTCCGCTGACGGCCGCCGACCAGCTCCGCTACAACCGCCTGGTGGCGAAGCTGGCCCACGACCGGGGCATGGCGGTGGGCCTGAAGAACGACCTGGACCAGATCCCGCGGCTGGTGGCGGACTTCGACTTCGCGGTCAACGAACAGTGCGCCCAGTACGGCGAATGCGCCGAGCTGGAGCCCTTCGTCGCGGCGGGCAAGGCGGTGTTCCACGCCGAGTACGAGCTGCCGACGAGCCGCTTCTGCGCGCAGTCCCGGCGGCTGAGGCTCAGCTCGCTGCTGAAGACGTACGAACTGGGGGCGTGGCGTCGGACCTGCTGA
- a CDS encoding S1C family serine protease — translation MDVFFRGPRPVVLLVALVGCVAVLSGCHGVAEPQATAGTSKDPVGARRPAAASANDLQSDYMRVIKEALPSVVQIQSGNQLGSGVVYDDKGHIVTNAHVVGTGKTFSVTTANSETSLTATLVSSYPDQDLAVVKLGKVPHGLKAATFGESGKVEVGQIVLAMGSPLGLSSSVTQGIVSATGRTVSEGSDGGTGATIAGMVQTSAAINPGNSGGALVNLNGQVIGIPTLAAADPQLGGSAAPGIGFAIPASTVKTIAGQIVRYGKVVNSGRAALDITGRTVVGMDYEPAGVAVVDVKAGGAAARAGIRSGDIITKVGGQDITTITSLSEALAADRPGQRTTVTFSRDGSQKTVDVTLGEQ, via the coding sequence ATGGATGTCTTCTTCCGTGGTCCGCGGCCGGTCGTTCTGCTGGTCGCCCTCGTCGGCTGCGTCGCGGTGCTGTCCGGGTGCCACGGTGTGGCCGAGCCGCAGGCGACGGCCGGCACGTCCAAGGACCCCGTCGGCGCCCGTCGGCCCGCCGCGGCCTCGGCGAACGACCTGCAGAGCGACTACATGCGGGTGATCAAGGAGGCACTGCCGTCGGTCGTGCAGATCCAGTCCGGCAACCAGCTGGGGTCCGGGGTCGTGTACGACGACAAGGGGCACATCGTCACCAACGCGCACGTCGTCGGGACCGGGAAGACGTTCAGCGTGACCACGGCCAACAGCGAGACGTCGCTCACCGCCACCCTGGTCTCCTCGTACCCGGACCAGGACCTCGCCGTCGTCAAGCTGGGCAAGGTGCCGCACGGGCTGAAGGCGGCCACCTTCGGCGAGTCGGGGAAGGTCGAGGTCGGGCAGATCGTCCTGGCCATGGGTTCGCCGCTGGGGCTGTCGTCGAGCGTGACCCAGGGGATCGTGTCGGCGACCGGCCGCACCGTCAGCGAGGGGAGCGACGGCGGCACGGGGGCCACGATCGCCGGCATGGTGCAGACGTCGGCCGCGATCAACCCGGGCAACAGCGGGGGCGCGCTGGTGAACCTGAACGGTCAGGTCATCGGAATCCCGACACTCGCCGCCGCCGACCCGCAGCTCGGGGGCAGCGCGGCGCCCGGCATCGGCTTCGCGATCCCGGCGTCGACGGTGAAGACGATCGCCGGGCAGATCGTGCGGTACGGCAAGGTCGTCAACTCCGGCCGGGCCGCGCTCGACATCACCGGACGCACCGTCGTCGGCATGGACTACGAGCCCGCCGGGGTCGCGGTGGTGGACGTGAAGGCCGGCGGGGCCGCGGCACGCGCGGGGATCCGGTCCGGAGACATCATCACCAAGGTCGGCGGCCAGGACATCACCACCATCACCTCGCTGTCGGAGGCGCTCGCCGCCGACCGGCCGGGCCAGCGGACCACGGTGACGTTCTCGCGTGACGGCAGCCAGAAGACGGTGGACGTGACGCTGGGCGAGCAGTGA
- the cobT gene encoding nicotinate-nucleotide--dimethylbenzimidazole phosphoribosyltransferase, with protein MSSLNLDDFTDLIERPDGGLRRDAEARRERQIVPPGALGRLDDLGEWLASAQSAVPVRPVERPKAVLFAGDHGVAELGVSVRPAGGAEQLVRAALEGGRPVSVLARRLGVPVRVVDMALDCAPESLPEDVVRHRVRRGSGRVDIEDALTLEEAEAAFRAGVAVADEEADSGTDLVVLGDISVGGTTPAAVLIAALCGTDASVVTGRGGEPIDDLTWMRKCAAIRDALRRARPVLGDQLQLLATVGGADLAAMTGFLLQCAVRKLPVILDGVVSAACALVGQRVAFRAPDWWLAGHDSGEPGQAKALDRMALEPLVDHGVRVGEGTGALLALPLVQSAAALAAELPERPEDPEAPDTKATEAEAPEEKTAEDGKAEEKAAEE; from the coding sequence ATGAGCTCGCTGAATCTCGACGACTTCACCGATCTGATCGAGCGCCCGGACGGCGGCCTGCGCCGTGACGCCGAGGCGCGCCGGGAGCGTCAGATCGTGCCGCCCGGCGCGCTGGGCCGCCTGGACGACCTGGGTGAATGGCTGGCCTCGGCGCAGTCCGCCGTACCGGTGCGGCCGGTCGAACGGCCGAAGGCGGTGCTGTTCGCCGGCGACCACGGGGTCGCGGAACTGGGTGTGTCGGTGCGCCCCGCGGGCGGTGCCGAGCAGCTGGTACGGGCGGCACTGGAGGGCGGCCGGCCGGTGTCCGTGCTGGCCCGGCGGCTCGGCGTGCCGGTGCGGGTGGTCGACATGGCGCTGGACTGCGCGCCCGAGTCGCTGCCCGAGGACGTCGTACGGCACCGGGTGCGGCGCGGCAGCGGGCGCGTCGACATCGAGGACGCGCTGACCCTCGAGGAGGCGGAGGCCGCCTTCCGGGCCGGTGTGGCGGTGGCCGACGAGGAGGCCGACTCCGGTACGGACCTGGTGGTACTGGGCGACATCAGCGTCGGCGGGACCACGCCGGCCGCCGTGCTGATCGCCGCGCTGTGCGGGACGGACGCCTCGGTGGTGACGGGCCGCGGCGGCGAGCCGATCGACGACCTGACGTGGATGCGCAAGTGCGCGGCGATCAGGGACGCGCTGCGGCGGGCCCGGCCCGTCCTCGGGGACCAGTTGCAGCTGCTGGCCACGGTGGGCGGCGCCGACCTCGCCGCGATGACGGGTTTCCTGTTGCAGTGCGCGGTGCGGAAGCTGCCGGTGATCCTGGACGGCGTGGTGTCGGCGGCGTGCGCGCTGGTGGGGCAGCGGGTGGCGTTCCGGGCGCCGGACTGGTGGCTGGCCGGTCACGACAGCGGCGAGCCGGGCCAGGCCAAGGCGCTGGACCGGATGGCGCTGGAGCCGCTCGTGGACCACGGCGTACGGGTCGGCGAGGGGACGGGGGCGCTGCTGGCGCTGCCCCTGGTGCAGAGCGCCGCCGCGCTGGCCGCGGAGCTGCCCGAGCGCCCGGAGGACCCGGAGGCCCCGGACACCAAGGCGACCGAGGCCGAAGCGCCCGAGGAGAAGACAGCCGAAGACGGGAAGGCCGAGGAGAAGGCAGCCGAGGAGTAG
- a CDS encoding class I SAM-dependent methyltransferase, translated as MPPLPYAPGFYDPRRLAYAAELAEGTGRFQEPPRADCPWCGSGRLRTRLRAPDLLQHKPGTFTVDECRECGHAFQNPRLTAAGLAFYHRDFDEEDPEGLAAPVLAARRGRRRHRSDARLMSTVGEPESWLDVGTGHGHFPGAAREVFPYTAFDGLDPTQRVERAREQGWVEEAHVGHLADPHIAERLRGRYDVVSVFHHLAHVPDPRAELRGALTVLRPGGHLLIELPDPHCVPARLLGRWWLPHGQPRHLHLLPLDNLRAELESQGCTILATDRRTPHRPNDLSAAVALLLAHVLPATDAPWRDNPPTGLQHTLRTALTAFAGPLVNAVAILDLLLSPLLRRAPGLSNTYRVVARRPLP; from the coding sequence ATGCCGCCCCTGCCGTACGCCCCGGGGTTCTACGACCCGCGCCGCCTCGCCTACGCCGCCGAACTCGCCGAGGGCACCGGCCGTTTCCAGGAGCCGCCCCGTGCGGACTGCCCGTGGTGCGGCTCCGGTCGGCTGCGCACCCGGCTGCGCGCGCCGGACCTGCTCCAGCACAAGCCGGGCACGTTCACCGTCGACGAGTGCCGGGAGTGCGGCCACGCCTTCCAGAACCCCCGGCTCACGGCGGCCGGACTGGCCTTCTACCACCGGGACTTCGACGAGGAGGACCCGGAGGGACTCGCGGCCCCGGTGCTCGCGGCCCGCCGCGGCCGCCGGCGGCACCGGTCCGACGCGCGCCTGATGAGCACCGTGGGGGAGCCGGAGAGCTGGCTGGACGTCGGCACGGGCCACGGCCACTTCCCCGGGGCGGCGCGGGAGGTGTTCCCGTACACCGCCTTCGACGGCCTTGACCCCACCCAGCGCGTGGAGCGGGCCCGCGAGCAGGGGTGGGTCGAGGAGGCCCACGTCGGGCACCTGGCCGACCCGCACATCGCGGAGCGGCTGCGCGGGCGCTACGACGTGGTCAGCGTCTTCCACCACCTGGCCCATGTACCGGATCCCCGCGCGGAGTTGAGGGGCGCCCTCACCGTGCTGCGCCCCGGCGGGCACCTGCTGATTGAACTGCCCGACCCGCACTGCGTGCCCGCCCGGCTGCTGGGCAGGTGGTGGCTGCCGCACGGCCAGCCGCGCCATCTCCACCTGCTGCCGCTGGACAACCTCCGCGCGGAACTGGAGTCCCAGGGCTGCACCATCCTCGCCACCGACCGCCGCACCCCGCACAGACCCAACGACCTGTCGGCGGCCGTCGCCCTGCTCCTCGCCCACGTGCTGCCCGCCACCGACGCCCCCTGGCGCGACAACCCGCCCACCGGCCTCCAGCACACCCTGCGCACCGCCCTGACCGCCTTCGCCGGCCCCCTGGTGAACGCGGTGGCGATCCTGGATCTCCTTCTCTCGCCCCTCCTGCGCCGCGCCCCCGGCCTCTCCAACACCTACCGCGTCGTCGCCCGCCGCCCCCTGCCCTGA
- a CDS encoding adenosylcobinamide-GDP ribazoletransferase: MFRIPSPHGPRFAFGTLTVLPVGVSRWDREAARGGMLCAPLAGLVVGVAAAAVGLLLLLAGAGAPLAAVATVAVPAALTRGLHLDGLADTADGLGSGRPAEDALRIMKQSDIGPFGVITLVFVLLAQVAALTRAYDGSWARGALAAVVSATVARLALTLAARTGVPAARPEGLGATVAGVVPVPGAFGAALVVAVAAVAAGAFLGAHLWVLTALAVVAALAAAELLLRHCTRRFGGVTGDVFGALAETAATTVLVVLALR; the protein is encoded by the coding sequence GTGTTCAGGATCCCCTCGCCGCACGGGCCGCGGTTCGCCTTCGGCACCCTCACCGTCCTTCCGGTCGGGGTGAGCCGCTGGGACCGCGAGGCGGCGCGCGGTGGGATGCTCTGCGCGCCGCTCGCCGGACTCGTGGTCGGGGTGGCGGCGGCGGCCGTGGGACTGCTGCTGCTCCTCGCCGGCGCCGGCGCGCCGCTCGCCGCCGTCGCCACCGTCGCCGTGCCCGCCGCGCTGACCCGCGGACTGCATCTGGACGGGCTCGCCGACACCGCGGACGGGCTCGGCAGCGGCAGGCCCGCCGAGGACGCGCTGCGGATCATGAAGCAGTCGGACATCGGCCCCTTCGGGGTGATCACCCTCGTGTTCGTGCTGCTCGCCCAGGTGGCCGCGCTGACCCGGGCCTACGACGGATCCTGGGCCCGCGGCGCGCTCGCCGCCGTCGTGTCGGCCACGGTCGCCCGGCTGGCCCTGACGCTGGCCGCCCGCACCGGGGTGCCGGCCGCCCGGCCGGAGGGACTGGGCGCCACGGTCGCCGGGGTGGTCCCGGTGCCGGGCGCGTTCGGCGCGGCCCTCGTGGTCGCGGTGGCCGCCGTGGCTGCGGGCGCCTTCCTCGGCGCCCACCTCTGGGTGCTCACGGCGCTGGCGGTGGTCGCCGCCCTGGCCGCCGCCGAACTCCTCCTGCGCCACTGCACGCGCCGCTTCGGCGGTGTGACGGGCGACGTCTTCGGCGCGCTCGCCGAGACGGCCGCCACCACGGTGCTGGTCGTCCTGGCCCTGCGCTGA
- a CDS encoding bifunctional adenosylcobinamide kinase/adenosylcobinamide-phosphate guanylyltransferase yields the protein MDVTLLGTGAPAGLPRPACPCAACATALGADARAATALLVDGALLLDLTPGAAFAAARAGHSLGGVTQVLLSHPHDGPAVEVPAGLPQPGRVPDGRELTLLTGHRVRAVALDAPGTGYAVTGPDGRRLLYLPPGGAPAGLEEGSAETYDMVLSDVVGRPDALAKLRAVGAVGPTTDVVAVHLDHDVPPGPELRRRLAAAGARAVPDGTTLAVGAYEDVPDVPRRTLVLGGARSGKSVEAERRLETYPGVLYVATGGTRGGDTEWAARVAAHRERRPGSWRTTETCDLVPLLAQDGPPLLVDCLSLWLTDAMDSVRAWDDAEWAGGGELALRERVTALTGALRATRRTVVAVSNEVGSGIVPATASGRRYRDELGRLNAAFAAECEHVLLVVAGQALVLRG from the coding sequence GTGGACGTGACTCTGCTCGGCACCGGTGCCCCCGCGGGACTGCCCCGCCCCGCCTGTCCCTGCGCGGCCTGCGCGACCGCGCTCGGCGCGGACGCGCGGGCGGCGACCGCTCTGCTCGTGGACGGGGCGCTGCTGCTGGACCTGACCCCCGGCGCGGCGTTCGCGGCGGCGCGGGCGGGGCATTCGCTGGGCGGCGTGACACAGGTGCTGCTGTCGCACCCGCACGACGGGCCGGCGGTCGAGGTGCCGGCCGGTCTGCCGCAGCCGGGGCGGGTGCCGGACGGGCGGGAGCTGACGCTGCTGACAGGGCATCGGGTGCGGGCCGTGGCACTGGACGCCCCCGGCACCGGGTACGCGGTGACCGGCCCGGACGGGCGGCGGCTGCTGTACCTGCCGCCGGGCGGCGCGCCGGCCGGTCTGGAGGAGGGCTCCGCGGAGACGTACGACATGGTCCTGTCGGACGTGGTGGGGCGCCCCGACGCGCTGGCCAAGCTGCGGGCGGTCGGGGCGGTGGGGCCGACCACGGACGTCGTCGCGGTCCACCTCGACCACGACGTGCCGCCGGGTCCGGAGCTGCGCCGGCGGCTCGCGGCGGCGGGGGCGCGGGCCGTGCCGGACGGTACGACGCTGGCGGTCGGGGCGTACGAGGACGTACCGGACGTGCCCCGGCGCACGCTCGTGCTCGGCGGGGCGCGGTCGGGCAAGTCGGTGGAGGCCGAGCGGCGGCTGGAGACCTATCCCGGCGTGCTGTACGTGGCCACCGGCGGCACCCGCGGCGGGGACACCGAGTGGGCGGCCCGGGTGGCCGCGCACCGGGAGCGGCGGCCGGGCTCGTGGCGCACGACCGAGACGTGCGACCTGGTGCCGCTGCTGGCGCAGGACGGCCCGCCGCTCCTCGTCGACTGCCTGTCGCTGTGGCTGACGGACGCGATGGACTCCGTCCGCGCCTGGGACGACGCCGAGTGGGCGGGCGGCGGCGAACTCGCCCTGCGCGAACGGGTGACCGCCCTGACCGGCGCCCTGCGCGCCACCCGGCGCACCGTGGTGGCGGTCTCCAACGAGGTCGGCTCGGGCATCGTCCCCGCCACCGCCTCCGGCCGCCGCTACCGCGACGAACTCGGCCGCCTGAACGCCGCGTTCGCCGCGGAGTGCGAACACGTCCTGCTGGTGGTGGCCGGTCAGGCACTGGTGCTGCGCGGCTGA
- a CDS encoding phosphatidylglycerol lysyltransferase domain-containing protein, translating into MGDARIAVREEQAPVRGAEAGRPGGGASRRAAAFAVWYLRAAAFVNFLSAAWVSLGQDVRRHNQEDLFTPYLLTAGFASGVFAAFLAITMRRRKRAAWILNLALSGSFLALFAFTMTFPEIRRSAQNWISLALTAAFVAALLLGRREFYAKGDRANPRLAAAVGLGGLLVSSLLAALLVTVTNQAPDAARSTYLQRWHYGTLRLVSVAASEARFPDIHTPNWVNVSINVLSTALVLAVLYAAFRSRRAVDPLTADDERRLRELLERHGERDSLGYFALRRDKSVFWSPTGKAAVAYRVLGGVSLASGDPLGDPEAWPGAIEGWLAEARAHGWSPAVMGASEEAGTVYARHGLDALELGDEAVVEVDGFTLDGRAMRTVRQAYNRVARAGYSVRVRRHQDIPADEMAYLVDRADDWRDGPTERGFSMALGRLGDPRDGQCVMLECHDADGELRALLSFVPWGPHGLSLDVMRRDRHAGNGLMEFMVLDLLRRAREIGITQVSLNFAVFRSVFERGARLGAGPVLRLWRSLLGLFSRWWQIESLYRANAKYRPIWEPRFLLFEKSADLLRIGLAAARAEGFLEPPEPPKWLHRGHLETHG; encoded by the coding sequence ATGGGAGATGCCCGAATTGCCGTGCGTGAGGAGCAGGCCCCGGTTCGTGGGGCCGAGGCGGGACGGCCGGGCGGCGGGGCCTCGCGGCGGGCGGCCGCGTTCGCCGTCTGGTACCTGCGGGCGGCCGCGTTCGTCAACTTCCTCAGCGCGGCGTGGGTCTCCCTGGGGCAGGACGTGCGGCGGCACAACCAGGAGGACCTCTTCACGCCGTACCTGCTGACCGCCGGCTTCGCCTCCGGCGTGTTCGCCGCGTTCCTGGCCATCACCATGCGGCGGCGCAAGCGGGCCGCCTGGATCCTGAACCTGGCGCTGTCCGGGTCGTTCCTCGCGCTGTTCGCGTTCACCATGACGTTCCCGGAGATCCGCCGCTCGGCGCAGAACTGGATCTCCCTGGCCCTCACCGCCGCCTTCGTGGCCGCGCTGCTGCTCGGCCGCCGCGAGTTCTACGCCAAGGGCGACCGTGCCAACCCGCGGCTCGCCGCCGCCGTCGGCCTCGGCGGGCTGCTGGTCTCCTCGCTGCTCGCCGCGCTGCTGGTGACGGTCACCAACCAGGCGCCGGACGCGGCCCGTTCGACGTACCTCCAGCGCTGGCACTACGGCACGCTGCGGCTGGTCTCGGTCGCCGCCTCCGAGGCCCGCTTCCCCGACATCCACACCCCGAACTGGGTGAACGTGTCGATCAACGTACTGTCCACGGCCCTCGTCCTCGCCGTCCTGTACGCCGCCTTCCGCTCCCGCCGCGCCGTCGACCCCCTCACCGCCGACGACGAGAGGCGGCTGCGGGAACTGCTGGAGCGGCACGGCGAGCGCGATTCGCTCGGCTACTTCGCGCTGCGCCGGGACAAGAGCGTGTTCTGGTCGCCGACCGGAAAGGCCGCCGTCGCCTACCGCGTCCTCGGCGGGGTGTCCCTGGCCTCCGGGGACCCGCTCGGCGACCCGGAGGCCTGGCCCGGCGCCATCGAGGGGTGGCTGGCCGAGGCGCGGGCGCACGGCTGGAGCCCGGCCGTGATGGGCGCGAGCGAGGAGGCCGGCACGGTGTACGCGCGGCACGGTCTCGACGCCCTGGAACTGGGCGACGAGGCCGTGGTCGAGGTCGACGGCTTCACCCTGGACGGGCGGGCCATGCGGACCGTGCGGCAGGCCTACAACCGGGTCGCACGGGCCGGGTACTCGGTGCGTGTCCGGCGGCACCAGGACATCCCCGCGGACGAGATGGCGTACCTGGTCGACCGGGCGGACGACTGGCGGGACGGGCCCACCGAACGCGGCTTCAGCATGGCGCTGGGCCGGCTCGGCGACCCGCGGGACGGGCAGTGCGTGATGCTGGAGTGCCATGACGCCGACGGCGAGTTGAGGGCCCTGCTGTCCTTCGTGCCGTGGGGGCCCCACGGGCTGTCCCTGGACGTGATGCGGCGCGACAGGCACGCCGGCAACGGGCTCATGGAGTTCATGGTGCTCGACCTGCTGCGCCGCGCCCGGGAGATCGGGATCACCCAGGTCTCGCTCAACTTCGCCGTGTTCCGCTCGGTCTTCGAACGGGGGGCGCGCCTCGGTGCCGGACCGGTGCTGAGGCTGTGGCGTTCGCTGCTCGGACTGTTCTCCCGCTGGTGGCAGATCGAGTCGCTGTACCGGGCGAACGCCAAGTACCGGCCCATCTGGGAGCCGCGGTTCCTGCTCTTCGAGAAGAGCGCGGACCTGCTGCGCATCGGCCTCGCCGCGGCGCGCGCGGAGGGGTTCCTGGAGCCGCCGGAACCGCCGAAGTGGCTGCACCGAGGACACCTGGAGACGCACGGATGA
- a CDS encoding leucyl aminopeptidase, protein MTALTLSTTAAPGLRADAIVVGVAKDSGSKSGDLVVAPGAEAVDEAYDGKLAGVLGTLGASGAEGEVTKLPAPSGFKAPLVLAVGLGPRPEKDSGYDAEALRRAAGAAARALAGSKKAGFALPVADAADAAAVGEGALLGAYSFDSYKENGKDAESRNGKAPLGEAVLLGGKGRDKAYKAAVERATALAEELNRCRDLINTPPNDLNPAAFAAVAQDAAKEHGLKVQVLDEKALAKGGYGGILGVGSGSASAPRLVKLSYTSPKAKKHLALVGKGITYDSGGISLKPAGHNETMKCDMSGAAAVFAAVVAAARLGLEVNVTGWLALAENMPSGSATRPGDVLRMFSGKTVEVLNTDAEGRLVLADALWAASQEKPDAIVDVATLTGAMVLALGSRTFGIMANDDAFRSAIHEAAEEVGEEAWPMPLPEHLRKGMDSPTADLANMGERMGGGLVAGLFLREFIGEGITWAHLDIAGPAFNEGGPFGYTPKGGTGSAVRTLVRLAELAAAGDLG, encoded by the coding sequence GTGACTGCTCTCACTCTCAGCACCACCGCGGCGCCCGGCCTGCGGGCCGACGCGATCGTGGTCGGTGTCGCCAAGGACTCCGGATCGAAGTCTGGGGACCTGGTCGTAGCACCGGGCGCCGAGGCCGTCGACGAGGCGTACGACGGCAAGCTCGCCGGCGTCCTGGGGACCCTCGGCGCCTCCGGTGCCGAGGGCGAGGTGACCAAGCTGCCCGCGCCGTCCGGCTTCAAGGCCCCGCTCGTGCTCGCGGTGGGCCTCGGCCCGCGCCCCGAGAAGGACTCCGGCTACGACGCCGAGGCGCTGCGCCGGGCCGCCGGCGCGGCCGCCCGTGCCCTCGCCGGATCGAAGAAGGCCGGCTTCGCGCTGCCGGTCGCGGACGCCGCCGACGCCGCCGCGGTCGGCGAGGGCGCGCTGCTCGGCGCGTACTCCTTCGACAGCTACAAGGAGAACGGCAAGGACGCCGAGTCCCGCAACGGCAAGGCGCCGCTCGGCGAGGCCGTGCTGCTCGGCGGCAAGGGCCGCGACAAGGCGTACAAGGCCGCCGTCGAGCGCGCCACCGCCCTGGCCGAGGAGCTCAACCGCTGCCGCGACCTGATCAACACCCCGCCGAACGACCTGAACCCGGCCGCCTTCGCCGCCGTCGCGCAGGACGCGGCCAAGGAGCACGGCCTGAAGGTGCAGGTGCTCGACGAGAAGGCGCTCGCCAAGGGCGGCTACGGCGGCATCCTGGGCGTCGGCTCCGGCTCGGCGTCGGCGCCGCGGCTGGTCAAGCTGTCGTACACGAGCCCCAAGGCGAAGAAGCACCTGGCCCTGGTCGGCAAGGGCATCACCTACGACTCGGGCGGCATCTCGCTCAAGCCGGCCGGCCACAACGAGACGATGAAGTGCGACATGAGCGGTGCCGCCGCCGTGTTCGCCGCGGTCGTCGCCGCCGCGCGGCTCGGCCTCGAGGTCAACGTGACCGGCTGGCTGGCGCTGGCCGAGAACATGCCCTCCGGCTCCGCCACCCGCCCCGGCGACGTGCTGCGCATGTTCAGCGGCAAGACGGTGGAGGTGCTCAACACCGACGCCGAGGGTCGGCTCGTCCTCGCGGACGCGCTGTGGGCCGCCTCGCAGGAGAAGCCGGACGCGATCGTGGACGTGGCCACGCTGACCGGCGCGATGGTGCTGGCGCTGGGCAGCCGCACCTTCGGGATCATGGCGAACGACGACGCGTTCCGCTCCGCCATCCACGAGGCCGCGGAGGAGGTCGGCGAGGAGGCGTGGCCCATGCCTCTGCCGGAGCACCTGCGCAAGGGCATGGACTCCCCCACCGCCGACCTGGCCAACATGGGCGAGCGCATGGGCGGCGGGCTGGTCGCCGGCCTGTTCCTGCGCGAGTTCATCGGTGAGGGCATCACGTGGGCGCACCTCGACATCGCCGGGCCGGCGTTCAACGAGGGCGGTCCGTTCGGTTACACGCCGAAGGGCGGCACCGGTTCGGCGGTCCGCACGCTCGTGCGTCTCGCCGAACTCGCCGCCGCCGGCGACCTCGGCTGA